GAatgcagaaagaaagaaaagcaaaaaactaCCAAGAATGACTAACTGTCTTCTATCTAAGTCCTCACATACGGTGGACTCCAAGCCACTAAAAGACGAAATTGTCCAAAGCCAAAAAGGAATCAGAATTGACTGCTACTTTTTCTCCTTATTTTCCTACTATACAACTACAGGAGCCAACAAAAGGAAAGAGTCCTACTGCTACTAGTCTGCCATACTTTCCTTATCAGATAAGGAAACAATCTTCAATTTTGTCTTCAATTGGTCTCGTGTCTCTTGTTACCACTCAAACTCTTCTGCTAGCTACCGTCAAATTGGCATCTTTTTATGGTATTTTGTTCTACTCCCTGCAATAAttacaaattttcaaaaatgaaTAGAATCTGACAATTAATACACATTTGGtaaggtaataggggaaattaattacaaaataaatgacaaaattgcaacctatcattAGTCCCGTATGACAATTATGCTTCTGCTCAGCCTCATGAAGGGTCTGTTTGTTAGGACTGAAAACATTCAGAAAATGTTTTCCTAATTTTCaagtgtttggttcatttataacataggaaaatattttcttttggaaaaaattttacGCTTGATGGCGTAAAATAACTTCCGCAAAAAAGAAACTGAAGTTATTTTCCCTATCTTAAAGAAATGGAAACATCGAAGTCAAGCAATCACGTCGCCATGCTTCCTCCCCCTCTTCCTACACATGCACCCTTTTCGTTGTCCTCTATTTATCTTTCTCACACACACAGACATATGCTAAGGCAAAAATTTTTGACAAACTCAAATCTCTGGAGATTAACTAATCTAGATCCAAAGGACTGTTCAAGTTGTCTATATTTGGGTGAAGGTTGGTGATGATGATCAGTACGTCTATGCATGGTTTTGGTTTCTTCAGCAGATGTAAATGTGGGAAATGGATGACGATGATGATAGAAGAAGAGCCGACAAGGATGCTAAAAGAGGAATAAGTTAATCACAGTAACATGGGCTCAGTCATTACAACGGGCTTGGGTGTTTCTGTAAATAAGTATCTAAACACCAGAAAATAACAgagaaaataaattattttcatgTCAAAGATTTTCTGTGGAAGACTTTTTCCGAAGAAAATATTTTACTCCCTACCAAACGGACCCGAAATGTGTAAAATGTAATGATGTGGCCACAAAAGTCCTACATTGGAAGTGAAAATTTAGTTTGAGGATTAAATTGGTTAAAATGAATTATGATAGATGAAATTGGTTTTGACGCCGTTCTCGACTGGACTAGAATAGAACTTGTAACTTGTGAGGCTCGTGATCTCTCCTCCCCCATGGGAAAACAAGGCCTTCCAACCTCATTCTGGAATGCATTTGGCCATTAAATCTTTATCTGACAAATTAGAGAATCTCATCATATTACCAAAAAGGTATCTAAAGATAGGAtatggggcagggacggtcatcaggTGGACCATTCCTGAGCTGTTCACGGCTAAGATTTGGCTAAAAAAAATGTATGGTCTAGATTTCATCTTGTATCTCGATTTTAACAATATGTGTGGAACtcacaaaattttgttctaaaattACATGCTGTTGAAAGTAAGTTACACCATGTGCAAATAAAGTTATACGCTGTGCAAAATGCACATAATTGCCAGGACTGCAACCGTTCCTGCCACTGGTCACTAAAGATAAAGGCTAAAGAGGGCCCTCTGGTTGCCGGTTATCTGACCAGAATAATTGAACATCCATTAATGATCTATTTTTTGTTTGCTGGGACTATACTTCTATGGTTCAGCGGTTTCCTCGGGCTCCAGCTGCAATCGGTTGGTGCCTAAGATGAAGTTCCTGCAAGCAAAGCACTATGCACTCGTCTCGCCCACTAAGTGTCCTCCTTTGCTCAAACATTCTAATGATTAAGTATTTAATGATTGACTGAGTCGACTGACCAAAAACAACAGTATTATCCTTCCAATAAATTATGCaaactaaaagaaatgaaaattttctctttaaaaaatataacaaacctAATATTGCCTTATAGTTATAGAATTTTGCTAACTGTAATatagtgttattattattattcagcCTGAAGTCATAACTGAAAGTGATATATACAAAGAAAAGGGAGATTAATTCAAcatgaaaaatagaaaattttaagGAAAATAAGAAAAGGGAGATTTTCACGTAATCAACAGAATATTTTTGGGTAGTCAATACTACGGGGAAGATGAcaaatatttatattaaaaggatgccaaaaaattaaaataaacaactacccctacatttttttttacttttatttctttgtttgCCTTTTTTTAGGTAAAAAATACAGGaattattatttacttttatctttttgtcttctTTGTAAGGTCAAAATTATCATGTACTCTACAATtacaaagaaaattaaattgataaaaggaaaagaactctcttttgtttattttattaacaTCTCTTCTTATTTTTGTTGGGTTAATGTTTAATGTCATGCATATTTGAGTTTATTGGACTTTAAAtcagatgatgatgatgctaacactaataataatgataaataaAGTTAGCAAATTTTTATAAACTAAGGTAGTACTTTGCTTGTTATTTGTTAAGAGCAAGGCCTTTCTTTTTTAGGTTTATGTAAACCGTCAGAAGGATAATATTTTCATATTTAAGGATAATATGTCCCATATTTACACTTAGAGGAGGAAAACAAGTATTGCACCAAACCTCAAGGGTTAACATACTTAATTTTGGCTTGGAGGGACCAGTTAGAAACAAATTTCTAgaaccaaaatttcaaattaaggGACCTAATACACAGTTCTAAATGTTAAAGATCAAAATAGGATCACTGATTAAAGTTGAAGTACTATTGGAACCATTATTTTGCCTCTAAACATCGTCATGGACAAGTGTTAATCCGAGGCTGAAATTCATTGTAATCTACCTTTCTTTTGTACTTGAGAATAGCACAATGTTCAATCTGTCATACTCAGTCAACTAGTCAATTAGATTTCAGGCATTTGTGCTATGGTTTGAGAGAGTGAGGTCGTAAAACAAAGTAAACAAGATCTTCTGTATGCTTTTGACATCACTTTATGTATGGCTACACTAAATATTTGGTCTTACCATTTCTTTTCAGCTTATCCACCATATTGGTTAGTTTAagtatacccaaaaaaaaaaagcaatttgccAATGGTTTACTGATTTACAGATTAAACCAACCAAAAACTAGCCTTCGCTTTGTTGTCAATTTGAAATACTAAAATTACTCATTTTTTAGTGGAAACTTGCCAAATTGACTTCATATTGCATGAAAACATTTTGCCATCACCTCAAAAGTGCTCAAAAAAGACACACAAAATCACACACTCATATACTTAAATGGAACTAGCAAATACATGGAATGCATATTACATGATCACTGATCCAGCTCTTATTTGTATTTCACGTTACAAAGTACATACTATTATAGTAAGCCTGTTTAAGCATTCATGATTAATCATGACCTAGCTAGAAGCTGGCTTTATTAGTTCTGAGGCTCAGCATCTGCAGCCTCACCAGGATGTCCACCATGGCCGCCACCCCCGTACCCTCCATGCCCATAACCACCATGGCCGCCACCCCCGTACCCTCCGTGGCCTCCTCCGTAGCCTCCTCCATGGCCACCTCCGTAGCCACCTCCATGGTACTTGGCTTCTCCTTCCTCATTTGTCTCAACTGTCTTGGCTGCAATAAAGATAAATAATGTAATCGCAATTTTGAAAATGTAAAGTTTGGACCAAATTGTGTACATGCTTTTAGGTTACCGAGTATTTTAGCCAAACACATCGtaattcttttgaaaatttgccTTTTAACGTATGtgtcaaattattattttacaGATATCTTTAAAATGGCAAGCCTGTTTAAGCATTCATGATTAATCATGACCTAGCTAGAAGCTGGCTTTATTAGTTCTGAGGCTCAGCATCTGCAGCCTCACCAGGATGTCCACCATGGCCGCCACCCCCGTACCCTCCATGTCCATAACCACCATGGCCGCCACCCCCTCCTCCGTAGCCACCTCCATGGCGTCCTCCGTAGCGACCTCCATGGTACTTGGCTTCTCCTTCCTCTTTTGTCTCAACTGTCTTGGCTGCAATAAAGATAAATAGGATATGGGCGTTACGAAAATGTAATCGCAATTTTGAAAATGTAAAGTTTGGACCAAATTGTGTACACGCTTTTAGGTTACCGAGTATTTTAGCAAACACATCGTAATTCTTCTGAAAATTTGCCTTTTAACGTATGtgtcaatttattattttacaGATATCTTTAAAATGGCTAATTACTACCAACTAATAGCTATTTTATCATAGCGAATCATAGTTTCTGAAAGTTAATAAATATAAAGATTTATTAACAGCATGTTCAAAATCTTATGCACCGAGATGTACCGAGAATCTTAAATCCATACTTTATGCTCCGAGATTGAATGCACCGAGAATCTTATAAAATATAGTTTGACTCTAAAAATGCAGGAAAAGTAATCCAGTCACAAACGACCATACTCCAACTCCCACGTTTGGAAAGGCTTGACACTTAGAATCCAGTTACTGAAAGGAGAGGTGTATTCAATCTTTTTAACCACAGCACAGCCATCTTTGTTAGTACTCCGGCACTTCACATGTACAACAAAAATCTTTCTGAAACCTTAAACGCTGTGGTCCTAAATGCTGAATTAAAACATGGCGCATATAAattagaaagagaaaaaatgatgaaatgtgaattgaagaATAAATGTCTTACAATTGTCAACTGACTTGGCAGCCACCTCTGAGGTAATCATTAGAACTACAGCCatggaaatgaaaaagaaaagaagtgtcTTGGAACCCATTGTTGCTGAAGGGAAATTTATGTATTGAAGACTGATTCTGAGAAGGATGAGGAAGGTGGTGCAGATTGAtctctatttataggaaaaCCTGTGCCACATTCCCATCGAAAGGGTCGCGGAGTCGGCCCACCGATGTAGCAGGTGTTGAAGAGGCGGTTGTCGTGCTAGGTCGAAAGTCTATATAAGCGTAAACAAATAGAAAGATGTACGGAGAAGCATTTGTTCTAATTTCTACAGGTCTTTAAGGCATATAGACTTCGAGCCCTATGGAGAAGATAAGGCTCATGTCTCCTATATTCAACAGTATGTCCCAGCATTGTTGATAATTTGGACTCTGCACCGACTTCGATGGATTATATGTTTTCCAATTTGATTGACGTGTCAAATATTttataagaagaaaagaaacaaggaagAACACGTCAAACTTTGCAATAGTTCCAAGAGAAGCATGATTAGAATTATGTAACTTTTTATTTATATCACAAGATACAATACTATCTTTTATTATGTATGTTAAAAACCTAAAAGTTGTAAATATAAAATAGGGTCATGTCCTTTTGATCCAACAGCTAGTTAAGTGACAATTCGTCAAGTTATTATTACATGGTTATGATTACTGCACTGGAAACTCTAGTTTTGGTTTGATTTTAGTTCCGATTCTTTTTCTAGATATGGTTCTAGTTTCTTGCAATTATCATTCTGGATCTTCTAATTGCACTTATAT
This Coffea arabica cultivar ET-39 chromosome 3e, Coffea Arabica ET-39 HiFi, whole genome shotgun sequence DNA region includes the following protein-coding sequences:
- the LOC113736448 gene encoding uncharacterized protein isoform X2; the protein is MGSKTLLFFFISMAVVLMITSEVAAKSVDNSKTVETKEEGEAKYHGGRYGGRHGGGYGGGGGGHGGYGHGGYGGGGHGGHPAKTVETNEEGEAKYHGGGYGGGHGGGYGGGHGGYGGGGHGGYGHGGYGGGGHGGHPAKTVETNEEGEAKYHGGGYGGGHGGGYGGGHGGYGGGGHGGYGHGGHHGGGGHGGHPGEAADAEPQN
- the LOC113736448 gene encoding uncharacterized protein isoform X1, with translation MGSKTLLFFFISMAVVLMITSEVAAKSVDNSKTVETKEEGEAKYHGGRYGGRHGGGYGGGGGGHGGYGHGGYGGGGHGGHPAKTVETNEEGEAKYHGGGYGGGHGGGYGGGHGGYGGGGHGGYGHGGYGGGGHGGHPAKTVETNEEGEAKYHGGGYGGGHGGGYGGGHGGGYGGHHGGGYGGGHGGYGGGGHGGYGHGGHHGGGGHGGHPGEAADAEPQN